The genomic segment AGAAAGCCCCTGCCACCCTCAAAGACTTGCCACCCAAACGCAAAAGGAGGCTTACAAAGAAAGGTAAATTTTGATATCCATCTATCTCAAATAACTTGTATATGAAgagaaaaattttaaaaatgtgttgaGGTTTCTTTTTAATATAAAGTCTGCCTAAGATTAACAGATTCATTAAACCTTTatgaaaatgatgttttttttttcatttacattcaCTCAGCAATGATGGTATTTTTTTCCATATGGCAGGTGTAAGTGTAACTGTTGTAGGAAGGGGACTTTGTAAAGTAATGAtcatatgattttaatataaatcatttcaCTGTTATTTCAGTCAAAAAATCTGTACAGGATCCCTCTTTTTCTTTTGGCTGTGACAACAAATTGACTGctcatacaggtatgttatatctTTGACTTGGTACCAGTGAGTAACTTATGTAACGACTTTTGACTTGTTAGCAAACAACTTCTGTGATGTGCTCTTTATTGTTtatcaaaactatatatatataaaaaaatattttattatgtattaaATAAGATTTATATTAAATTCCTTTTTACGTGAGTAATTTGAAAGCAAATTTATGttcattttcaaacatttagtgataaaatattgataagCCATGTAGGTAATAACTGATAAGCATACTGGTTTCAGGTGTTTCCATTGGCAAGTATCTTGTTTCAAAGGAAGAAGTTATTGAAAGAATAGAAGGTACTTAATCACAATcatatattaattttacaaataaGGATGCTATTCAAGCCTTTACCATTTTACTCATATTATTGGAACAtgaatttttatcaaaaaagGTCGTTTTATGACTCTGCTATGCTGCAAAGGGTCAATaggcaaaaaaataaaaataagaagtAATGTCATGTTAGATGTCGATTAGTCTTGCATAAAATGAGACAGGGTCTTTGCATATAATCTATAAAATTCAGATTTTGTTAAATGACAAAGAAGTTGACCATGAAAatcttaattgttttattttcttttatatcaaAGCCATGAGCAAAGAATTGTCCACCCAATATTGGAAGGATGTCCTGGTTCAGCAAGCCCATTCGTGTAGGGGTGATGTGGGTGATAAAATTCAGAGGACAGCTATGGCTGTTTTAGATGAATGTTCAGATGAGGAGTACCATGAAAACATTCTTCTACAAATCTCAACACTTGCTCCACATGAAATGGACATGGACTCAAAGCTGAGACTTTGTTTCCTGCTACTTCATTTACTTGGTAAGCTATCAGTTAATTATTATTCAAACAATCATTGTATTAGATCATGCCATTTATTTCTTGGAAAAAATCAATGTGAtgggaaaatatatttatcagcTAATACACAGTATTGTTCAAGAAATTGATTGTCGGATGAAATACAAAGCATATCAATGTTAGTTACTTGACAAAGAATACACATTGAAAGAGATCtaatattttctattgtttttcaGTTGAACAAGGCAAATTTCCTCTTCAAAGGGACTTTGAAAAGGAAGAAAGAGAGGCAAAAGAAAACATGGCTGGTTTGATAGATGCTTTGCGAGCTATCAGAGAatcatgtaatataaattattaccaccacatgaaatagataaaatattcatagtctataattaaaaaaaaaaatgtttcagacataaattaagaaattattaacttcaattttgaaaatcagTATCAGACGGTAGCTACAGCACAGCCTGAAGTAAACGttctttaaattattttgaacaTTTCATGCTTTATACTGTTTTCATAATTGGAAGCTTACCCAACTGAAAATGCAGGTTCATATGGAAGAACATAGACATATCTGACCATTCAGAAAGTCTGTGTCATGAATGCATCTTTAATTTTACATATCAGAGTGTCAATTATATGCATTGTTTCAGTTTTAATGTTATTAACAgaatatatgtacatgaatgAAACTGTAGCAATAATGATTAATCACTATGAATGTCATATGAATTGAAACCCCTTTTTTCAGCATCACAATATGTACCTTCTGGGTCAGATTCTTTGCCATCTGAACCAGCTCCTCTTGACCATAAGATCACAAGTGAgtatttattagctcacctggtccgaaggaccaaggtgagcttatgccataccgtggcgtccgtcgtctgtccgtccgtcaacaattgacttatttgacttcttcttcataaccgctgatcggaatttcaccaaatttggtcagaagcatccctatgggtaggagactcaaaattgtacaaattatggggctgaccccctggtggcctctggggcggggccaaaaggggtcaatttagctatattgatataaacgacttcttctctgaaaccgagcaatggatattgctcatatttgcttggtagcatcactatgaggtggggattcaaaattgtacaaatgatggggctgaccccctgggtacctctggggcagggccaaatgaggtcaattgagctatattgatataaatgacttcttttaaacttagcaatggatatctctcatatttgactggtagcatccccttggggtagagattcaaaattgtacaataggtggggctgaccccccgggaggctgaggggcagggccaaaagggatcaatttggctaaattgacatatTTTGAATTGCAACAAAACAATTgttcatgtacccatataaaatgcttatgatatattgacacaGCAATGGTATTGACACatatacttaagcatagttcttgtttcatactcatgaaaccaggtgagcgatacaggccctctgggcctcttgttacagaAAGGCAGTGGTGATgtgtaaaaaaagaaaataatatacaatCAGAAATCTTCAATAATCAAATTAGTCAGGAGTTGTTCAACTGGTGTTTGCATCTACAATACTAGaccatatacaaaatgtagtatatatttttttacttgTAATTTATATCAACTTTTGATTGGCTCTATCTGTGTTCCACTGAGCATTttcaccatacatgtatatgttttaattattataCATCAACTTTATGATATCAAATGACTATTTTCTCATGTTTCATGAAATGCAGAACTAAAGCTTAAGAAGGGGAAAAGGGTCAGATTCAACCAAGTTTCTGAAGTTGTTGGTGCTAGTAAAAAaggtaatgtatataaagtcaACTGATACGTACCAATTCGAAAACAATGTGTGCATTTATTGAGAAACCCCAATATCAATccaatcaattttattttgtttacacatTTCATATGAAGTGAATGTCATGCATGTACTTCACCTTTTGTTTATGAATACATTGAAAACTACTTCAGGTTTTATTCATTCAAAATCTCATTTTTCCCCCAAAGTATTTCTTTCATTAtacataaaatcaataaattctACATTCAAAAATGTGCAGGCTGAGTTTCACTGTATGTAAGATTATTGTTCTAATAGGAATAAATCAAAGTTATGGTACAATAAAGATGGAATGCACGCAATGCTATTCATTTGGGCAAACATAATTTTTTCTCATACAGGTATTAAAGATATTATTCATGTTGTATGTAGGTGAAGCATTGGAGGATATAATCCAAACAGATAGCCTCCAGCCACCAAAACTTGTCCTCAAGAAAAACTGCCGTTATTATATCTGTGGAGAAGTTCTGGACAGGAAGGACTTTGAAACTCTAAATCATCCCGGGTGGCTAAATGACAAGGTAATGAAGGATATGTATTCGCTTAACCAATAAATGAGAAAACAATCACAAATGTTTATTTAATGTGAAGAAATGTAAGCTTCAGTAAACACACAAAATTTGACTCTAACCATTGATAGAAAAATACCATTTCTACTGAGCTGTTTGATACAGGTGGGCTTTTTACCAGGCATGATCTTACTGCAGGATATGCAGTCAATGTGTGTTTGTGAATTTTGCAGAAAAGAAATGAGgtcattttaaattataattcttatatttttagcccaccatcatcagatggtgggctattcaaatcgccctgcgtccgtggtccgtcgtccgtccgtccgtccgtccgtccctccgtccgtaaacaattcttgttatcgctatttctcagaaagtacaaaagggatctttctcaaatttcatatataggttccccttggtgcctagttatgcatattgcattttgagacctatcggaaaacaacatggccgacaggcagccatcttggattttgacaattgaagtttgttatcgctatttctcagaaaataatgaagggatctttctgaaatttcatatgtagactccccttggtgcctagttatgcatattgcattttgagaccaatcggaaaacaacatggccgacaggcagccatcttggattttgacaattgaagtttgttatcgctatttctcagatagtactgaagggatctttctcaaattttatatataggttccccttggtgcctagttatgcatattgcattttgtgaccaatcggaaaacaacatggccgacaggcagccatcttggattttgacaattgaagtttgttatcgctatttctcagaaaataatgaagggatctttctgaaatttcatatgtagactccccttggtgcctagttatgcatattgcattttgagaccaatcggaaaacaacatggccgacaggcagccatcttggattttgacaattgaagtttgttatcgctatttctcagatagtactgaagggatctttctcaaatttcatatataggttccccttggtgcctagttatgcatattgcattttgtgaccaatcggaaaacaacatggccgacaggcagccatcttggattttgacaattgaagtttgttatcactatttctcaaaaactaataaagggatctttctgaaatttcatatgtaggttcctcttggtgccttgttatgcatattgcattttgagaccaatcggaatacaacatggccgacaggcagccatcttggattttgacaattgaagtttgttatcgctatttctgaaaaagtactgaagggatctttctcaaatttcatatataggttccccttggtgcctagttatgcatattgcattttgagaccaatcggaatacaacatggccgacaggcagccatcttggattttgacaattgaagattgttatagctatttctcagaaaataataaagggatctttctcaaatttcatatgtaggctccccttggtgcctagttatgcatattgcattttgagactaatcggaagacaacatggccgacaggcagccatcttagattttgacaattgtaacttgttatcgctatttctcagaaaataatgaagggatctttctgaaatttcatatgtaggttcccctcagtgcctagttatgcatattgcatttcgagactaatcggaaaacaacatggccgacaggcagccatttcggattttgacaattgaagtttgttatcgctatttctcagaaagtactgaagggatctttctcaaatttcataggtaggttcccctcggtgcctagttatgcatattgcattttgagatcaatcggaaaacaacatggccgacaggcagccatcttagattttgacaattgaaacttgttatcgctatttctaagaaagtgcttaagaaatctttctccaatttcatatgtaggttcccctcagtgcctagttacgcatattgcattttgagactaatcggataaacaacatggccgacaggcagccatcttggattttgacaattgaagtttgttatcgctatttctcagaaaataatgaagggatatttgtaaaatttcatatgtaggttcccctcggcacctagttatgcatattgcatcttgggaccaataggaaaacaacctggccgacaggcagctgTTATCgccaaatcttaaattttatatataggttccccttgtttgaaaagtactagagggctgtttctgaaattacacagataagtaagacttagaggaagggaaaagtagagaaaagatcaatctgacatggaacctataaagaccattcaatggtgggcgccaagatccctctgggatctcttgtatgaTATTAAATGTGATGCTGCCAAAAAAcctattttttcatttatttcattgcAGGTCATAAACGCATATCTGGCCGTACTTCAGAGGGAACAGAATTTGAAGGACACGGACCACATCTTTGCTATGCCATCATATATGGCAGTGTTGTGGGGCCATGGCAATGGCAAAATTGACCATTGGCTATATTCTGATGTAAGTATAAATTAttcttatataatttaattttgtatgaaacacgcattttcattggctgaaataattttgttatacctccataacaaaaattttgacgttgcgaaatgtaatgtcatttttgattggctgatgacgttgcgtaataatttatcacagaaaagagtttgccaaagaaagtgaaatatcttggtgtgtataagacgaaattaaattataagaattaacattaattattttttctgttatacagtcataacataaaaaaactggagtgtactctcctcataaaccgcttcgcggtttatttagagtacactccagttttttatgttatgactgtataacagaaaaaaataattgatgttaatccttaataaatttcaaatattatttgcATGATAATCAATACTGGAATACTGACAGATCCAGTTGACTATTGCGATTTTGACAATATTTGCTTGATAatgtcaaatgtcaataatgatcAAATAATTTCTTTATTCAGGTGAAATTTGCCATGTTCAAATGGGTTTTTATGCCTGCTAATGTGAGAGGAAACCACTGGGTCCTCTTAGTGGCCAACATCCAAAATGCAACTGTGTCAGTGCTTGACTCTATGTGTGGAAACAATGAGGCACTCATCGAAAAGTGGATGTAAGCTTGATGACCTGCACATTTAGCACATGAAGATTTATGGTGTTAACCAAACTTTTCCAATCACTATTTTACCTGATTTCTGCCTATCATACAACAATATTTGTAGATCTGTGGTACTTACAACAGTGATGTGACATAATTTGTTGGATATTAATCCTAAGCAATGGTAAATCATGGCCAATTAAGTAAACATAGATACCACAATATAAGCCTGTTTTATAATATCTATTtctaatatatcttatatttgtACAGGAAGTACATGACAATACGTTCAGAGAGGACTGGGGAGCTTGGTCAGAAATCATGGCAGATTGGAGATCTTGTTTCCTCTAAACAGAGGGATGGAAATGCGTGTGGGTCCTTTGTAAtgttggtatgatatatatgattCATATTACCATTGCAATGCAAATAGTCAAAAAGTCCATATATTGTCCGTAACTATAATTTCAGATGATGATCAAGAATGTTTTAAATAGAGTTAATGCAAATGTTAACCAATCTATGAGTTTTTGTTGTCATTCTGTCAAAATAATTGTCTCAAGAAgatgtaaaacatttattaagcattgatgtctaATATTTAGTTTCATCAAGGTAAAACAGATTTTGTATGAACACttacaattaatttttgaaagggatttttaaatttaaaacatatttcttatACCGTACGCCAtttgtaaacttttcacatttttctTTTACAGAATGCTCTGGTACTGGCCAAAAATGGGGACCTAAAAGATGTCTCGCATCCCCTATCTCTTCAAATGCGAGAATATGTAAAGAGCAAACTGTTGTCAGTTTCTGAGGAACCCCCTTCGCAAAGGACAAAATGTGACATGATTGGTTGCGTCTCCCCAAGAAGAGCAACATGGGTTGCATGTAATGTTTGTGGGCGCTGGTCACATCTTCCATGTGTAGGACTAAGAAAGGCCCCAAACAGTGACTACATATGCCCAATCTGTGTTGCCCAATACCGATGAACTGTTTAGGTGGAACAAAAGTCATAGTTTTATGATAGATGCAGACCATCGACGGTATTGTGTTTTGAAAATCCAACCATCAACAGTATATCATTAACAAGACTTACCATCTGGAACTTCTgtaaatgtaacatattttgGCAAGTTGAGATTTTAGCATATTGTCCGATACTTTATCGCTTTGGATCACTTGGCACACCTACAATATTTTCACCAAATGACAGAAAATGATATAACAAAGGCctcaaattatcacaatgattcAAATGTGAAAGTACTAAAATAAgatatacatagtgtatatgtTGAAACTTTGTGATATCAACTGtcatatgataataataatactgtatgataatacatgtatatcaaaaaacaataacaaaaaaaaaaacaggcgATTTTTGGAACCTGATTAACATCTGTCTGGTGCTCACAATGTTTGAGtactaaaatatctacctgTCATTACCTTGCAAATTGGTGATATAGCTTTTGACACACAGGGCAGCAGTTTCACTTTAATTGTGccttgtatgtttgttttgccTTTTTAAACATAATCACATACAATTCCTGTGGCAATTATGACAATTAAGTTGTATACCTTGTTAATGTTTCTTTATGATTATGGTGTCCCTTTAGAAATTAAAGGAAATGGTTTGATGATGTCACAAAGTGATATTTACATGTCTGTGTGTTTGACAGTTCCCGCTACCGCTTTATGGTAGGATGGGAAATCAGGTTGTGAATAGGAATATATGTCAAATTCCTagaattgtgtaaatatacatgtacattgtatattagaACTGGTTAAGTAATAGTATATTGTTTCCAAGTCAGTAGATATGTATACCCGTGTGTCTGTTTTGATGCCCAGGCATTGTATAGAGAAAATACTAACAGTTGTTTGGAAGATTAGTCAGGTATCGGGTATTAACACTATTCATGCAATTCTCTGTTTTGTTGAGGGAGTCTCTTGTGAAGGAAGGGTTACATGCAGGTACTTCACAAACAACTGTTTAATATGTAACATATTCACACATTTTGTGTTTCATTTAAAAACTTCTTAGACTATACTTTTGTTTATACCCAGTATGTGTTTTAAGTTTGTTTTTCTGCTGTTAATTCGATGCTTCTGGCCTCTCATGAGGTTCTCGCTCACCTTTGCTGAATATCATCAAGAAATTCAAAATAATCTAAATGTTCTTTTGATAATAAATAACAGTCCTTTTATATTGAGGAGTATGCCAATAATTTAAAGTCATCTGaatttgattgatattttatttctagccaccatcatcagatggtcaggtgggctattcaaattgccttGCATCCGGCGTCCATAAACAActtttgttatcgctatttc from the Pecten maximus unplaced genomic scaffold, xPecMax1.1, whole genome shotgun sequence genome contains:
- the LOC117320720 gene encoding uncharacterized protein LOC117320720, with amino-acid sequence MSKELSTQYWKDVLVQQAHSCRGDVGDKIQRTAMAVLDECSDEEYHENILLQISTLAPHEMDMDSKLRLCFLLLHLLVEQGKFPLQRDFEKEEREAKENMAGLIDALRAIRESSSQYVPSGSDSLPSEPAPLDHKITKLKLKKGKRVRFNQVSEVVGASKKGEALEDIIQTDSLQPPKLVLKKNCRYYICGEVLDRKDFETLNHPGWLNDKVINAYLAVLQREQNLKDTDHIFAMPSYMAVLWGHGNGKIDHWLYSDVKFAMFKWVFMPANVRGNHWVLLVANIQNATVSVLDSMCGNNEALIEKWMKYMTIRSERTGELGQKSWQIGDLVSSKQRDGNACGSFVMLNALVLAKNGDLKDVSHPLSLQMREYVKSKLLSVSEEPPSQRTKCDMIGCVSPRRATWVACNVCGRWSHLPCVGLRKAPNSDYICPICVAQYR